The region ACCGGCTGGTCGTGAACTGCGGGACCGGGGGCGGTCAGGTCATCTTCCACACGCACATTCACGTGCTGGCGGGCTGGGAGCACGGCCCGGACAGCGACACCTGATGCCATTCGAGGAGATGCCGTTCGAGGGGGTGCTGTTCGATCTGGACGGCGTGCTGGTGGACAGCGAGCACCGGGCGGAGGGGGTGTGGGTGCGGACGCTGGCCGAGCACGGCCTGCCCATTGCAGCGAACGAGTTCTCGCATATGGCGGTCGGGCAGACCTTCCCGAACGTGCTGCTGCGACTTCAGGAGCTGCACGGCTGGACGGCCACGGACGCGTTCCTGCCGGTGCTGGAGGAACGGTTCAATCAGGCGTTCCATGACCTCCCGGCCATTGAGGGCGCACGGGAGACGCTGCTGGCCCTGCGCGCGGCAGGGATTCCGTTCGCGGTGGCCAGCAACAGTGAACGGGGTCGCCTCCACCTGAAGCTCCGCGCGTCGGGACTGGCGGACCTGGTCGGGGCGCACGCCTACGATCCGTCGTGGGTGGGTGGGCGGGGCAAGCCGCACCCCGAGCTTTACGTGTTCGCGGCTGCCCGGCTGGGCGTGGACGTCACGCGCTGCGTGGTCGTCGAGGATTCCGTGCCGGGCGGCACCGCCGGGGTGGCGGCGGGCGCGACCCTGTTCGCGCTGCTCGCCGCCGGGCACATCCACCCGGACAGCGCCGCGCACATGCAGGCCATCGGGGCGTCGCGGGTGCTGCGCTCACACCAGGAATTGCGGGAGGCGCTGGGTCTGTCCGCCTGAGCGCGCCCGGCCCCTCATGTCCCCGTGAGGGGGCGTTCACGCGGGCTTCGGGCGGCGTTCACACGGTGCCGACGGCTGCATTCTGCGCCCGGGCCGGGTGGGAGGCTCCGGACATGACACAACAGCAATCCGGAGACGTGAAGAAACTGGCCGACCTGATGGGGGGCGTGAAGTTCGCCATGCTGACCGTCCAGACGGCCGAGGGGCACCTGCACGCGCACCCCATGACCACCCAGGAAGTGGAATTCGACGGGGACATCTGGTTCATCGGCGGGAAGGACACCGAGCAGGTCGCCGCGATGCGCGCCCACCCTCAGGTGAACGTCAGCTACGCCCGCCCTGACAAGGGCGTGTACGTCAGCGTGAACGGCGAGGCGAAACTGGTCGAGGACCGCGCCAAGCTGGACGAACTCTGGAGCGACATGTACAAGGCGTACTTCCCGCAGGGCAAGGAAGACCCGAACATCCAGCTGATCCACATCGCCGCGAACGGCGCGGAGTACTGGGAGAGCGACGGCAAGGTCCGGAGCCTCATTCAGATCGCCAGGGGCCTCGTGACCGGCGAGCACGCCCACCAGGGCGAGAACGAGACCATCAAGCTCTGATCCTGAGGGCACGCACAGTCGAAGAGGGGGAGCCGGTGACCGGTCTCCCCCTCTTCTGCTGCTCACTGATGTGCGCGTCCGGTTATTTGACTTCCTTCAGCACGGCCTGCGTGAGGTCCACGGCGGTGTTCGCGTGGACGATCAGGTTCGTGGCGTTGGCGACGTTGGCGTCCAGCACGATGCTGTACCCGTTGGTCTTCGCGACCTTCGCGACGGCCGTGTTGACCTTGGTGGCCAGCGGTTTGAAGGCCGTCTCGATCTGCTTGACGTACCCGTCGCGGACCTTGGCGTAGTCCTGCTGGGCCTTGGTGAGCGCGGCCTTGTCGGCGGCGGTACCGCGGGCGGCCTTGGTGGCCAGGGTCTGTAGGGTGGCCTGACGGGCCTTGAGGTCGGCGCTGGACTTGGTGTTCAGGTCCAGGTAGGTCTTGCTGCCGCTCATGTTCTTGATGACGTTCTGGACGTTCACGACACCCACGCGGTTCTTGCTCTGCTGCGCGTGAGGGACGGTGGCGAGGAGCGCCAGGGGCGCGAGGATCAGGAAGCGGTTCATGCGAACCTCCTTGCAAGGCGCAGCGCCGGTCGGGCCTGCGGGCAGGCGGCGACCGGCGCTGGGTGGGTTACTTGATGTTCTTGGCGACGGCGGCGGTCAGGTCGGTGTTGTCGTCGGCGTAGATCACGAGGCCGCTCTTGGCGGCGACGGTCTTGTCCATGACGATGCTGTAGCCGTTGCTCTTGGCGACGGTGTTCACGGCCTTGTCGACAGCCTGCTCGATCTCGGTGATCTTGGGGTCGATCTGCTTGTCGTAGTCCGCGGCCTTGGCCTGGATGGTCTTCACGAGCTGCTCGCGGGTCTGCTTCTCGGCGGCGGTGGCGCTGGCGCCCTTGGCGTCGATGGCCTTGATCTGCTTGTCGATCGCGCCGAGTTCCGCTTCGGCCTTCGCCTGGATGTCCTTGATGCTCTTGTCGTTGGGGTGGGCGGCCAGGAGCTTGCTGACGTCCACGAACGCGACCTTCTGGGGGGTGGTCTGCGCGTGGGGGGCGACCATGCCGAGGCCGAATGCGGCGGCGAGGGCCACGGGGGCCACGAGTTTCGCGCTGATCTTCATGCCTGGAAACGTAGCACGCGGCATTCTGAGCCGAATGAAGGGCACCTGACGCGCGTCACATGCACTTCCCATCCGTGCGGTGTCATACGGACTCCGATTGAATGGGCTGCACAGCCCGCTGTGTCCGAGCGGAGGAGAGAAGGAGAGAAACGCCCCTCCGGACGTGCAGTCGGCAATCCGGTGAAGTTCCGGAGTGTTGGCGAAACAAACGGAATCCGTATCATCCGTCAGGGCGGGACGTTCTGGCCGCCCCCGCGCGCCCGGGCTGGGTACACTGCGGGTATGCTCGTTCGCGACTGGATGACCCGCAACCCGGTGACCGTCACCCCCGACACGCCCGTGATGGACGCCCTGAAGATCCTCAAGGAGGGCGGATTCCGCCGCCTGCCGGTCCTGGACGGGCACGGACGCCTGGTGGGCATCACGACCCGCAAGGACCTGAAGGACGCCATGCCCAGCAAGGCCACGACCCTGAGCGTGTGGGAACTGAACTACCTGCTGAGCAAGCTGACGGTGGACGAGATGATGGCCCGCCCGGTCATCACGGCGGCCGAGGGCGAGTACATGGAGGACGCCGCGCTGCGGATGCAGGAGCATCACGTGGGCGGCCTGCCGGTCCTGAACGACGCGGGGCAGCTGAGCGGCATCATCACGACCATGGACGTCCTGCGGGCGTTCACGGGCATCCTGGGCATGCGCGAGGGTGGGCAGCGCCTGACGCTGGACATGCCGGACGTGCCGGGCAGTCTGGAGAAGGCCACGCACGCGATCCTGCCGAGCAACATCATCTCGGTGGCGACGTTCGGCGGGGAGAACGGCCGCCGCCGCTTCGTGATGCGCGTCAGTGGCGAGGGCGTGCGGGACGTGCGGGACCGCGTGCGCGCGGCGGGCATCGACGTGCTGGACTGAGCACAGGACAGAGGGAGGCCCGGTGTGTAGCGCACCGGGCCTCCCCTGTTGGCCTGTTCCGGGGTTTGCCTTTACAGCAGGCTGATCGCGTACTCGCCCATCAGGCGCGGGATGTTCACGCCGGTGGTCGCCACGGAGTTCTTGAATTCCATGGTGTGGTTGATCTCGATGATCTTCAGGCCGCCCCACTCGTTCTGTGCGGCGGGGTCCTCGACGAGGTCGATGGCGACGATCTGCCCGTGTACGGCGGCGGCGGCCTTCCCGGCGAGGTCGGCGATCTCGGGCGTGACGGGGCAGTTGCTGGCTTTCGCGCCGCGCGCGGTGTTCGTGATCCAGTGTTCGCTGGTTCGGTAGATCGCGCCGATGCACACGCCGCCCACCACGAACGCGCGGATGTCCCGTCCGGGCTTGTTGATGAGTTCCTGCACGTAGAAGATCCCGTGCTGCGGCCCGCCTAGGACTTCCTTGTGCTCGATGACGGCCTCGGCAGCGGCGCGGTCGTTCAGGCGGCTGACCATCCGGCCCCAGGAGCCCACGGTGGGTTTCAGGACGACCGGGTAGCCCATCTCCTCGATGAGGGTCAGGGCGGTGTCGCCGTCGAAGGCCACGCCGGTGCGGGGGGTGGGCAGCCCGTGGGCGTGCAGGGCGGCGTTCGTGGCGAGCTTGTCGCCGCACAGTTCGATGACGTGCGCGGGGTTGATGACCTTCACCCCGAAGCCTTCCAGCGCGCGCGTCACGCCGTGGCCGCGGCTCTGGCTGACGCAGCGTTCGATGGCGACCTTCCAGGGCACGCCCGCGCGGCCCTGCTCGTCGAAGGTGACCTTCAGCTGCGGGGTGTAGACCTTGTCGTAGGGAACGCCGAGGTCGTCGAGGGCCTCGAAGAGCATCTTCTCGTCGGGGCGGATGCGGTCGTACAGGACGGCGAGGTCGGCCATGCTGGTCTCCTGGGGGAAAGCGGGCGGGCGGTCAGACGGCAGAGGTGCCAGGGCGTGGCAGCGATCCTCCGCTTCAGAAACGGGCGAACAACACGTCCGTTCCTTCCACTTCAGATCGCTGCTGGAATCGGGTTCTCGCTCCGCTCAGGTCCGACACCTTCGGGAACTGCGCCCTCAGCTGCCGGACCACCGGGTTGACCGCCCACGTATTCCGCTTTACTCGCCCCAGTCCTCCGCTTCCTGCGGGGCGGCTTCGAGGCGGGGCGGGTCGATGGAGACGACCTCGTATTCCACGCCGGTCTCGTCGTCGATGACGAGTTCGCCCAGTTCGGGGTTGGTCAGTTCGATGGTCGCGCCGGTATCGGGGTTTTCAAATTGAACAGTAGCCATAATCACTCCTTGCGTTTGATAGGCTAAACGATATCGGGCTTATCGTTTGTTATTGCCTAGGGGACTCACCCTTCCTCGTCCGCCAGTTCCAGCTCGAACTTCGCGCGGCAGTGCGGGCAGGTCATGAGCGCGACCTCCACGCCGTCCTGCGCGCGGGTCATCGGGGCCGCCTGCAGCATCTCCGCCGTCACCTCGAACTCCTCGTCGCAGTTCAGGCAGGTCGTCATCGCGCCCAGCAGCTCCAGTTCGAAGTCCTCGCCGCCGTCGTTGCGGGTCACCTCCATTTCCGAATGACAGGAGGAACACACGATCACGTCCCCCACCTGAAGCTCCGCGCGGTCCTGATCCGTCAGTTCCAGCACCTCGGCACAGATGGGGCAATCAATCTCAAGGGTCGCCATGAACCCAGTTTAGGCGGGCTCGCCGGGAAAACGCCCGTGCTTCTTGAAGAACGCCATGATGCTCCCCTCGGCCAGCGCCTCACGCAGGAACTCCGGCGGTGGCGGCAACTGCACCGTCCCGCCCGCGTACGTCAGGACGCCCGTGGGCACGTGCAGGGACACCTCCGCGCCATCCTCCAGCAGCCCGGTCAGGTTGTACTCGAACGCCGGAATGCCCAGGTTCAGGAGGTTGCGGTAGTGGATCCGCGCGAAACTCGGCGCGACGATCCCCCCAACCTGTAACTTCTTCAACGCCTGCGGAGCGTACTCACGGC is a window of Deinococcus grandis DNA encoding:
- a CDS encoding CBS and ACT domain-containing protein, translating into MLVRDWMTRNPVTVTPDTPVMDALKILKEGGFRRLPVLDGHGRLVGITTRKDLKDAMPSKATTLSVWELNYLLSKLTVDEMMARPVITAAEGEYMEDAALRMQEHHVGGLPVLNDAGQLSGIITTMDVLRAFTGILGMREGGQRLTLDMPDVPGSLEKATHAILPSNIISVATFGGENGRRRFVMRVSGEGVRDVRDRVRAAGIDVLD
- the lysX gene encoding lysine biosynthesis protein LysX, whose translation is MADLAVLYDRIRPDEKMLFEALDDLGVPYDKVYTPQLKVTFDEQGRAGVPWKVAIERCVSQSRGHGVTRALEGFGVKVINPAHVIELCGDKLATNAALHAHGLPTPRTGVAFDGDTALTLIEEMGYPVVLKPTVGSWGRMVSRLNDRAAAEAVIEHKEVLGGPQHGIFYVQELINKPGRDIRAFVVGGVCIGAIYRTSEHWITNTARGAKASNCPVTPEIADLAGKAAAAVHGQIVAIDLVEDPAAQNEWGGLKIIEINHTMEFKNSVATTGVNIPRLMGEYAISLL
- the lysW gene encoding lysine biosynthesis protein LysW; its protein translation is MATVQFENPDTGATIELTNPELGELVIDDETGVEYEVVSIDPPRLEAAPQEAEDWGE
- a CDS encoding LeuD/DmdB family oxidoreductase small subunit; this encodes MPRIWKFGDSVNTDDILPGKFAPFMAGEDVFQTFAFHYIRPEFAASVRPGDVLIGGRNWGLGSSREYAPQALKKLQVGGIVAPSFARIHYRNLLNLGIPAFEYNLTGLLEDGAEVSLHVPTGVLTYAGGTVQLPPPPEFLREALAEGSIMAFFKKHGRFPGEPA
- a CDS encoding pyridoxamine 5'-phosphate oxidase family protein, translated to MTQQQSGDVKKLADLMGGVKFAMLTVQTAEGHLHAHPMTTQEVEFDGDIWFIGGKDTEQVAAMRAHPQVNVSYARPDKGVYVSVNGEAKLVEDRAKLDELWSDMYKAYFPQGKEDPNIQLIHIAANGAEYWESDGKVRSLIQIARGLVTGEHAHQGENETIKL
- a CDS encoding HAD family hydrolase — protein: MPFEEMPFEGVLFDLDGVLVDSEHRAEGVWVRTLAEHGLPIAANEFSHMAVGQTFPNVLLRLQELHGWTATDAFLPVLEERFNQAFHDLPAIEGARETLLALRAAGIPFAVASNSERGRLHLKLRASGLADLVGAHAYDPSWVGGRGKPHPELYVFAAARLGVDVTRCVVVEDSVPGGTAGVAAGATLFALLAAGHIHPDSAAHMQAIGASRVLRSHQELREALGLSA
- a CDS encoding OmpH family outer membrane protein, yielding MKISAKLVAPVALAAAFGLGMVAPHAQTTPQKVAFVDVSKLLAAHPNDKSIKDIQAKAEAELGAIDKQIKAIDAKGASATAAEKQTREQLVKTIQAKAADYDKQIDPKITEIEQAVDKAVNTVAKSNGYSIVMDKTVAAKSGLVIYADDNTDLTAAVAKNIK
- a CDS encoding OmpH family outer membrane protein; this encodes MNRFLILAPLALLATVPHAQQSKNRVGVVNVQNVIKNMSGSKTYLDLNTKSSADLKARQATLQTLATKAARGTAADKAALTKAQQDYAKVRDGYVKQIETAFKPLATKVNTAVAKVAKTNGYSIVLDANVANATNLIVHANTAVDLTQAVLKEVK